In candidate division TA06 bacterium, a single window of DNA contains:
- the secA gene encoding preprotein translocase subunit SecA produces the protein MINKILHTIFGDKNTREAKKLWPIVEQVNLEAKELLDISDADLQAKTAEFKKIIEDARKEGQDDKDTLEELLPQAFAVVKEACRRHVGKKWEVCGLELGWEMVPFDVQILGGIALHQGKIAEMATGEGKTLVATMPVYLNALTGDGVHLVTVNNYLARRDSQWMGQIYRFLGLTVGCLDDTEPGTPERRDAYHCDIVYGTNNEFGFDYLRDNMALSPEQCVQRRHCYAIIDEVDSILIDEARTPLIISGPVEHSTHRYDEMKRPVEKLVESQSHLVNRIVAEAEKLLTDGQDYQAGIKLLQANRGAPKHKKLSKLLQDGAHKQTMQQVETDYMRDKKMSEIDEELFFAIDEKSHVVDLTEKGRQAISPKDPDIFIIPDLTTEIHRIDSDESLNPEQKAEAKQKLDRLFSERSEKNQNIAQLLRAYSLFDKDVEYVVSEGKVLIVDEFTGRLMPGRRFSDGLHQALEAKEGVAIERETQTLATITIQNYFRLYQKLAGMTGTAETEAGEFYQIYKLEVIVIPTNRPARRRDYDDVIYRTRREKYNAVIEEIEQMHQAKRPVLVGTVSVEVSETLSRMLARQGIQHSVLNAKYHQKEAEIISLAGQPGNVVIATNMAGRGTDIKLGQEVVKSAHCRLVQSDQHPDQCPHLEELKCKQDVPCGLHIIGTERHEARRIDRQLRGRSGRQGDPGSSRFYLSLEDDLMRLFGSDKIAGVMAKMGAEEGEALTHPLLTRQIGSAQKRVEGYNFDIRKHLLEYDDVMNKQREAIYQMRHQALVETDLSAEMSELMERVVEYGLEEHVDKKEYPENWDWPGLNDYFRRHFLLEVSVPEPEKNKMSVDRLHENLLHMVQSQYRAKEQLLGTPLMRQLERLVRLQVIDEKWREHLNNLDALKEGINLRAYGQKDPLIEYKRECYSMFMELSQDIDRQTIELLFKAHPVGMNAPQMKSVAMQAFKPDLAAPSSRQVSPAQSNSETRSPVGPSENERLKMKPVVRKGPKVGRNDPCPCGSGKKYKKCCGVDA, from the coding sequence ATGATCAACAAGATACTCCATACCATATTTGGCGATAAGAACACCCGCGAGGCAAAAAAACTCTGGCCCATAGTGGAACAGGTCAACCTTGAGGCCAAGGAATTACTGGATATCTCCGATGCAGACTTGCAGGCCAAGACCGCTGAATTCAAAAAGATCATAGAGGACGCCCGGAAAGAGGGGCAGGACGACAAGGATACCCTGGAAGAGCTGCTGCCGCAGGCTTTTGCCGTGGTCAAAGAAGCCTGTCGCAGGCACGTGGGAAAGAAGTGGGAGGTCTGCGGGCTGGAGCTGGGCTGGGAGATGGTTCCCTTCGATGTCCAGATACTGGGCGGGATCGCCCTGCACCAGGGCAAGATCGCCGAGATGGCCACCGGCGAAGGCAAGACCCTGGTGGCCACCATGCCGGTCTACCTGAACGCCCTGACCGGAGACGGCGTGCACTTAGTCACCGTCAACAATTACCTGGCCCGCCGCGACAGCCAGTGGATGGGGCAGATCTATCGCTTCCTGGGCCTTACCGTTGGCTGTCTGGATGACACCGAGCCGGGCACCCCGGAACGGCGGGACGCCTATCATTGCGACATAGTTTACGGCACCAACAACGAGTTCGGCTTCGACTACCTGCGGGACAACATGGCTTTAAGCCCGGAACAGTGCGTCCAGCGCCGGCACTGTTACGCCATCATCGACGAGGTGGACTCGATTCTGATCGACGAGGCCCGTACCCCGCTGATCATCTCCGGGCCGGTGGAGCATTCCACCCACCGCTACGACGAGATGAAGCGCCCGGTGGAGAAATTGGTGGAGAGTCAATCCCACCTGGTCAACCGGATCGTGGCCGAGGCCGAAAAGCTTCTGACTGACGGGCAGGATTACCAGGCCGGGATCAAGCTGCTGCAGGCCAACCGGGGCGCGCCCAAGCATAAGAAGCTTTCCAAGCTGCTACAGGATGGGGCCCACAAGCAGACGATGCAACAGGTGGAAACGGACTACATGCGCGACAAGAAGATGTCGGAGATCGACGAGGAGCTGTTCTTCGCCATCGACGAAAAATCCCACGTGGTGGACCTGACCGAGAAGGGGCGCCAGGCCATTTCCCCAAAAGACCCGGATATTTTCATCATTCCCGACCTGACCACCGAGATCCACCGGATAGACTCGGATGAATCCTTGAACCCCGAGCAGAAGGCCGAGGCCAAACAAAAATTAGACCGGCTTTTCTCGGAGCGTTCCGAGAAGAACCAGAACATCGCCCAGCTGCTGCGGGCCTATTCCCTGTTCGACAAGGACGTGGAATACGTGGTCTCCGAAGGCAAGGTGCTGATCGTGGACGAGTTCACCGGCCGGCTGATGCCGGGCCGCCGTTTCTCCGACGGGCTGCACCAGGCCCTAGAGGCCAAGGAGGGCGTGGCCATCGAGCGGGAGACCCAGACCCTGGCCACCATCACCATCCAGAACTATTTTAGGCTGTACCAGAAGCTGGCCGGCATGACCGGCACCGCCGAGACCGAGGCCGGGGAGTTCTACCAGATCTACAAGCTGGAGGTGATAGTGATCCCCACCAACCGCCCGGCCCGCCGCCGCGACTACGACGACGTGATCTACCGCACCCGCCGGGAGAAGTACAACGCGGTGATCGAGGAGATCGAGCAGATGCACCAGGCCAAAAGGCCGGTGCTGGTGGGCACGGTCTCGGTGGAGGTCTCCGAAACTTTATCCCGGATGTTGGCCCGCCAGGGCATCCAGCACTCGGTGCTGAACGCCAAGTATCACCAGAAGGAGGCCGAGATCATCTCGCTGGCCGGGCAGCCGGGCAACGTGGTGATAGCCACCAACATGGCCGGGCGCGGCACCGACATCAAGCTGGGCCAGGAAGTGGTCAAGAGCGCCCACTGCCGCCTGGTGCAAAGCGACCAGCATCCCGACCAGTGCCCGCACCTGGAAGAACTGAAGTGCAAACAGGATGTGCCCTGCGGTTTGCATATCATCGGCACCGAGCGCCACGAGGCCCGGCGCATCGACCGCCAGTTGCGGGGAAGGTCCGGGCGCCAGGGCGATCCCGGCTCCTCCCGGTTCTACCTGTCGCTGGAAGACGACCTGATGCGGCTGTTCGGCTCCGACAAGATCGCCGGGGTGATGGCCAAGATGGGGGCCGAGGAGGGCGAGGCGCTGACCCATCCGCTTTTGACCCGGCAGATCGGCAGCGCTCAGAAAAGGGTGGAGGGCTACAACTTCGACATCCGCAAGCACCTGCTGGAATACGACGACGTGATGAACAAACAGCGCGAGGCCATCTACCAGATGCGCCACCAGGCTTTGGTGGAGACCGACCTCAGCGCCGAGATGTCCGAGCTGATGGAGCGGGTGGTGGAATACGGGCTGGAGGAGCATGTAGACAAAAAGGAATATCCCGAGAACTGGGACTGGCCGGGCTTGAACGATTATTTCCGGCGGCATTTTTTGCTGGAGGTCTCCGTCCCCGAGCCCGAAAAAAATAAGATGAGTGTTGACCGGCTCCATGAAAATCTGCTGCACATGGTTCAAAGCCAGTACCGGGCCAAGGAACAGCTTTTGGGAACGCCGCTGATGCGGCAGTTGGAGCGGCTGGTGAGGCTGCAGGTGATTGACGAGAAATGGCGGGAGCATCTCAACAATTTAGACGCCCTCAAAGAGGGAATAAACTTAAGGGCCTACGGCCAGAAGGACCCTCTGATTGAATACAAGCGGGAATGCTATTCCATGTTTATGGAGCTTTCCCAGGACATCGACCGCCAGACCATAGAACTGTTGTTCAAGGCCCATCCAGTGGGAATGAACGCGCCCCAGATGAAGTCCGTGGCCATGCAGGCCTTTAAACCGGATCTGGCGGCGCCTTCGTCCAGGCAGGTTTCTCCGGCGCAGAGTAATTCTGAAACCAGAAGCCCGGTGGGGCCATCCGAAAATGAGAGGCTCAAGATGAAGCCGGTGGTACGCAAAGGGCCCAAGGTGGGGCGCAACGATCCCTGTCCCTGCGGCAGCGGGAAGAAGTACAAAAAGTGCTGCGGGGTTGATGCCTAA
- a CDS encoding site-specific DNA-methyltransferase, giving the protein MRNKQVKEPLIEYVSPEIEYQIKKGDSLVTLQNIEDNKFDLIITSPPYNIGKSYETKTSIEKYLETQEEIINELVRTLSSKGSICWQVGNYVCKGEVYPLDIYYYQIFKKHGLKLRNRIIWYFGHGLHASNRFSGRYETILWFSKTDNYIFNLDNVRVPAKYPGKLHFKGPKKGQPSGNPLGKNPSDIWKIVKKDWVDGLWNIPNVKSNHPEKTTHPCQFPIELVERCVLALSNEHSWVLDPFSGVGSTVIAALKNNRNAVGIEKEEQYCKIANQRIKDLYEGVLKTRPINKTIHVPTSNDKITKIPKEWLELSNREV; this is encoded by the coding sequence ATGCGCAACAAACAAGTGAAAGAACCTTTGATTGAATATGTTAGCCCCGAAATTGAGTATCAAATTAAAAAGGGCGACAGTTTAGTAACATTACAAAATATTGAGGATAATAAATTTGATTTGATAATTACTTCACCACCTTATAATATTGGGAAATCTTATGAAACAAAAACAAGTATTGAAAAATACTTAGAAACCCAAGAAGAAATAATAAACGAATTAGTGAGAACACTCTCAAGTAAAGGGAGTATTTGTTGGCAAGTAGGTAATTATGTATGCAAAGGTGAAGTTTACCCATTAGATATATATTATTACCAAATATTTAAAAAGCATGGTTTAAAACTACGCAATAGAATTATATGGTATTTTGGTCATGGCTTGCATGCATCAAATAGGTTTAGTGGACGTTATGAAACTATTTTATGGTTTAGCAAAACTGATAATTATATTTTTAATCTTGATAATGTACGTGTCCCTGCAAAATATCCCGGAAAGCTGCATTTTAAAGGCCCCAAAAAAGGGCAACCCTCTGGCAATCCACTCGGTAAAAATCCTAGCGATATTTGGAAAATTGTTAAAAAGGATTGGGTTGACGGATTATGGAATATACCTAATGTAAAGTCAAACCATCCTGAAAAAACAACTCATCCTTGTCAGTTCCCAATTGAGCTTGTAGAAAGATGTGTACTCGCTTTGTCAAATGAACATAGTTGGGTATTAGATCCATTTTCCGGGGTAGGTTCAACAGTTATTGCCGCATTAAAAAATAATAGGAATGCTGTTGGGATTGAAAAAGAGGAACAGTACTGCAAAATTGCAAATCAAAGAATTAAAGACTTATATGAGGGGGTCTTGAAAACGAGGCCTATCAATAAAACAATACATGTACCGACAAGTAACGATAAAATAACTAAAATTCCCAAAGAATGGTTAGAGTTATCAAATAGAGAGGTTTGA